A region of Sparus aurata chromosome 8, fSpaAur1.1, whole genome shotgun sequence DNA encodes the following proteins:
- the fbxl13 gene encoding dynein regulatory complex subunit 6 isoform X1 — MAGAKSVLSECQLKFSLPQIYKALLTASCLSCPSDPIQFLKNAHIAFQGHDSLQDVDWLKFVADGKQLTTTTSRTHQPVDTVYMDKDDIVQSFCLFEKAYYCYRNNLTSSCFRKWKRFTMQSKRGTVELALKMDLTKKHFQTKLQRVALTRWSNWVEMHKRAKAAAIAKLEGILKAGRLKRIIAAWHIVSKDSKRTKEYFKRSELGLFEIGNKVLQTGESGRLSVLPNSLLLKIFKYLDFRDWLNCAEVCCSWRAVIQSGPLWSQINFSVEKDWITDGTMKQILQNYRPFVIHLNLRGCTSLNLPSLKYISECRNLQDLNVSECFNVTDLMVQRIVEGCPCLLYLNLSCTLITNKTLRELSRNCLNLQFLSLAYCYRFTDEGFMYLATGKGCCNLLHLNLSGCTQMTVNGFRYISDGCPSLKEIVIDDMPTLSDSCVSALIARCHCLSAISLLDAAHLSDVAVKAIAEVAKLKSFSTEGNSQLTDISWTALCSSSPGLHRLHAAECPRMTDAGLKSVAALKNLQHLDISLCDKVSDIGIQCLTKGFSSSKLRELNVSHCSHITDISVLSIAQRLCKLYHLDLSYCERLTDMSLEWLSDSSVSSLDISGCNIQDQGLAALSRVHLKKLVLAECVHVTDIGIEKLCKTVRDLEHVDVSHCGALSDPAIRALSFYCRGLVTLRMSGCPKMTDMAIHYLTSGAQYLRELDVSGCVLLTDRTLRHLERICPPLCSITMAYCTGISKAAALKLKPRVACWEHSNDDPPYWFGYNMGQMVHTITRTFKTDDTCEVMERPTGMTRAAKQPPG, encoded by the exons ATGGCTGGAGCAAAGTCTGTTCTGAGCGAGTGCCAGCTGAAATTCTCCCTGCCACAAATATATAAG GCCTTACTTACAGCCTCATGCCTGTCATGTCCCAGTGACCCCATACAGTTTCTGAAAAACGCCCACATAGCCTTCCAGGGGCATGACAGTCTTCAGGATGTTGACTG GCTCAAGTTTGTTGCTGATGGAAAACAGCTCACTACAACAACCTCTCGAACACATCAGCCTGTGGACACTGTCTACATGGATAAAGATGACATCGTG CAGTCCTTTTGTTTGTTCGAGAAGGCCTACTATTGTTACAGGAACAATCTAACAAGCTCTTGCTTCAG gaagtggaaGAGGTTCACCATGCAGAGTAAGAGAGGTACTGTAGAGCTGGCTCTGAAGATGGATCTGACAAAAAAGCATTTCCAAACTAAATTGCAGAGGGTTGCACTTACCAGATGGTCAAACTGGGTGGAAATGCACAAGAGGGCAAAGGCTG CTGCCATTGCGAAGCTTGAGGGAATTCTAAAGGCTGGCCGTCTTAAGCGCATCATAGCTGCATGGCATATTGTTTCCAAGGACTCAAAGAGGACGAAAGAGTACTTTAAG AGGTCGGAACTGGGCTTATTTGAAATTGGCAACAAAGTCCTCCAGACTGGGGAATCCGGCAGACTGTCAGTGCTCCCAAACAGCCTCTTGCTGAAG atcTTCAAGTATTTAGATTTCCGAGACTGGCTAAATTGTGCTGAGGTGTGTTGCTCATGGAGAGCTGTCATCCAGTCAGGCCCATTATGGAGTCAG ATCAACTTTTCAGTGGAGAAAGACTGGATAACAGACGGCACAATGAAGCAGATTTTGCAGAACTATCGTCCATTTGTGATCCATCTCAACCTGCGTGGCTGCACATCATTAAATTTGCCCAGCTTGAAATATATCA GTGAATGCAGGAACCTCCAGGATCTCAATGTGTCAGAGTGTTTCAATGTTACA GATCTGATGGTTCAGAGGATTGTCGAGGGCTGTCCCTGCCTGCTCTACTTGAACCTCTCTTGCACACTTATAACAAACAAAACTCTAAGAGAACTGTCCAG GAACTGTCTGAACCTTCAGTTCCTGAGTCTGGCCTACTGCTACAGATTCACAGATGAAGGATTTATGTACCTGGCCACGGGGAAGGGCTGCTGCAATCTCCTCCACCTCAACCTGTCCGGGTGCACTCAG ATGACAGTAAATGGCTTCAGGTACATTTCTGACGGATGTCCTTCACTCAAAGAGATTGTGATCGATGACATGCCAACACTGTCGGATAGCTGTGTTTCG GCACTAATTGCCAGATGTCACTGCCTGTCTGCCATTTCTCTCCTGGATGCTGCCCATCTTTCCGACGTGGCCGTCAAAGCCATCGCTGAAGTGGCCAAACTGAAAAGTTTTAGCACAGAGG GCAACAGCCAACTAACAGACATCAGCTGGACGGCCCTGTGCAGCAGCTCACCAGGCCTCCATAGGCTCCACGCTGCAGAGTGCCCCAGAATGACCGACGCCGGCCTCAAATCTGTGGCCGCCCTCAAGAACCTGCAACACCTGGACATCTCGCTTtgtgacaa AGTGAGTGACATCGGGATCCAGTGCTTGACTAAAGGTTTCTCATCTAGCAAACTGAGAGAGCTGAATGTCAGTCACTGCAGCCACATCACTGACATATCTGTCCTGAGCATTGCACAAAG GTTGTGTAAACTGTACCATCTCGACTTGAGTTACTGCGAGAGGCTGACAGACATGAGTCTGGAGTGGCTGAGTGAcagctctgtctcctctcttgaCATCAGCGGTTGCAACATCCAGGATCAG gggcTGGCGGCTCTCTCTCGAGTTCACTTAAAGAAGTTAGTTCTCGCAGAGTGTGTCCACGTCACGGATATTGGCATAGAG AAGTTGTGCAAGACTGTGAGAGATTTGGAACATGTTGACGTTTCTCACTGTGGAGCTCTGTCAGACCCGGCCATCAGAGCCCTGTCTTTTTACTGCAGAGGCCTGGTCACACTGCGGATGTCAGGATGTCCCaag ATGACAGATATGGCCATACATTACCTGACAAGTGGAGCTCAGTACCTGCGAGAACTTGATGTGAGTGGCTGCGTTCTCCTCACGGATCGCACTCTTCGACACTTGGAGAGGATCTGCCCTCCACTCTGCTCCATCACGATGGCCTACTGCACCGGCATTTCCAA GGCGGCTGCCTTAAAGCTTAAACCACGTGTGGCATGCTGGGAGCACAGCAATGACGACCCTCCGTACTGGTTCGGATACAACATGGGTCAAATGGTGCACACAATCACAAGAACCTTCAAGACTGATGACACATGTGAAGTGATGGAGAGGCCCACAGGGATGACAAGAGCAGCAA AACAACCTCCGGGCTGA
- the fbxl13 gene encoding dynein regulatory complex subunit 6 isoform X4 has product MDLKSASHHRLKFVADGKQLTTTTSRTHQPVDTVYMDKDDIVSFCLFEKAYYCYRNNLTSSCFRKWKRFTMQSKRGTVELALKMDLTKKHFQTKLQRVALTRWSNWVEMHKRAKAAAIAKLEGILKAGRLKRIIAAWHIVSKDSKRTKEYFKRSELGLFEIGNKVLQTGESGRLSVLPNSLLLKIFKYLDFRDWLNCAEVCCSWRAVIQSGPLWSQINFSVEKDWITDGTMKQILQNYRPFVIHLNLRGCTSLNLPSLKYISECRNLQDLNVSECFNVTDLMVQRIVEGCPCLLYLNLSCTLITNKTLRELSRNCLNLQFLSLAYCYRFTDEGFMYLATGKGCCNLLHLNLSGCTQMTVNGFRYISDGCPSLKEIVIDDMPTLSDSCVSALIARCHCLSAISLLDAAHLSDVAVKAIAEVAKLKSFSTEGNSQLTDISWTALCSSSPGLHRLHAAECPRMTDAGLKSVAALKNLQHLDISLCDKVSDIGIQCLTKGFSSSKLRELNVSHCSHITDISVLSIAQRLCKLYHLDLSYCERLTDMSLEWLSDSSVSSLDISGCNIQDQGLAALSRVHLKKLVLAECVHVTDIGIEKLCKTVRDLEHVDVSHCGALSDPAIRALSFYCRGLVTLRMSGCPKMTDMAIHYLTSGAQYLRELDVSGCVLLTDRTLRHLERICPPLCSITMAYCTGISKAAALKLKPRVACWEHSNDDPPYWFGYNMGQMVHTITRTFKTDDTCEVMERPTGMTRAAKQPPG; this is encoded by the exons ATGGACTTAAAGAGTGCCAGTCATCACAG GCTCAAGTTTGTTGCTGATGGAAAACAGCTCACTACAACAACCTCTCGAACACATCAGCCTGTGGACACTGTCTACATGGATAAAGATGACATCGTG TCCTTTTGTTTGTTCGAGAAGGCCTACTATTGTTACAGGAACAATCTAACAAGCTCTTGCTTCAG gaagtggaaGAGGTTCACCATGCAGAGTAAGAGAGGTACTGTAGAGCTGGCTCTGAAGATGGATCTGACAAAAAAGCATTTCCAAACTAAATTGCAGAGGGTTGCACTTACCAGATGGTCAAACTGGGTGGAAATGCACAAGAGGGCAAAGGCTG CTGCCATTGCGAAGCTTGAGGGAATTCTAAAGGCTGGCCGTCTTAAGCGCATCATAGCTGCATGGCATATTGTTTCCAAGGACTCAAAGAGGACGAAAGAGTACTTTAAG AGGTCGGAACTGGGCTTATTTGAAATTGGCAACAAAGTCCTCCAGACTGGGGAATCCGGCAGACTGTCAGTGCTCCCAAACAGCCTCTTGCTGAAG atcTTCAAGTATTTAGATTTCCGAGACTGGCTAAATTGTGCTGAGGTGTGTTGCTCATGGAGAGCTGTCATCCAGTCAGGCCCATTATGGAGTCAG ATCAACTTTTCAGTGGAGAAAGACTGGATAACAGACGGCACAATGAAGCAGATTTTGCAGAACTATCGTCCATTTGTGATCCATCTCAACCTGCGTGGCTGCACATCATTAAATTTGCCCAGCTTGAAATATATCA GTGAATGCAGGAACCTCCAGGATCTCAATGTGTCAGAGTGTTTCAATGTTACA GATCTGATGGTTCAGAGGATTGTCGAGGGCTGTCCCTGCCTGCTCTACTTGAACCTCTCTTGCACACTTATAACAAACAAAACTCTAAGAGAACTGTCCAG GAACTGTCTGAACCTTCAGTTCCTGAGTCTGGCCTACTGCTACAGATTCACAGATGAAGGATTTATGTACCTGGCCACGGGGAAGGGCTGCTGCAATCTCCTCCACCTCAACCTGTCCGGGTGCACTCAG ATGACAGTAAATGGCTTCAGGTACATTTCTGACGGATGTCCTTCACTCAAAGAGATTGTGATCGATGACATGCCAACACTGTCGGATAGCTGTGTTTCG GCACTAATTGCCAGATGTCACTGCCTGTCTGCCATTTCTCTCCTGGATGCTGCCCATCTTTCCGACGTGGCCGTCAAAGCCATCGCTGAAGTGGCCAAACTGAAAAGTTTTAGCACAGAGG GCAACAGCCAACTAACAGACATCAGCTGGACGGCCCTGTGCAGCAGCTCACCAGGCCTCCATAGGCTCCACGCTGCAGAGTGCCCCAGAATGACCGACGCCGGCCTCAAATCTGTGGCCGCCCTCAAGAACCTGCAACACCTGGACATCTCGCTTtgtgacaa AGTGAGTGACATCGGGATCCAGTGCTTGACTAAAGGTTTCTCATCTAGCAAACTGAGAGAGCTGAATGTCAGTCACTGCAGCCACATCACTGACATATCTGTCCTGAGCATTGCACAAAG GTTGTGTAAACTGTACCATCTCGACTTGAGTTACTGCGAGAGGCTGACAGACATGAGTCTGGAGTGGCTGAGTGAcagctctgtctcctctcttgaCATCAGCGGTTGCAACATCCAGGATCAG gggcTGGCGGCTCTCTCTCGAGTTCACTTAAAGAAGTTAGTTCTCGCAGAGTGTGTCCACGTCACGGATATTGGCATAGAG AAGTTGTGCAAGACTGTGAGAGATTTGGAACATGTTGACGTTTCTCACTGTGGAGCTCTGTCAGACCCGGCCATCAGAGCCCTGTCTTTTTACTGCAGAGGCCTGGTCACACTGCGGATGTCAGGATGTCCCaag ATGACAGATATGGCCATACATTACCTGACAAGTGGAGCTCAGTACCTGCGAGAACTTGATGTGAGTGGCTGCGTTCTCCTCACGGATCGCACTCTTCGACACTTGGAGAGGATCTGCCCTCCACTCTGCTCCATCACGATGGCCTACTGCACCGGCATTTCCAA GGCGGCTGCCTTAAAGCTTAAACCACGTGTGGCATGCTGGGAGCACAGCAATGACGACCCTCCGTACTGGTTCGGATACAACATGGGTCAAATGGTGCACACAATCACAAGAACCTTCAAGACTGATGACACATGTGAAGTGATGGAGAGGCCCACAGGGATGACAAGAGCAGCAA AACAACCTCCGGGCTGA
- the fbxl13 gene encoding dynein regulatory complex subunit 6 isoform X2, whose product MAGAKSVLSECQLKFSLPQIYKALLTASCLSCPSDPIQFLKNAHIAFQGHDSLQDVDWLKFVADGKQLTTTTSRTHQPVDTVYMDKDDIVSFCLFEKAYYCYRNNLTSSCFRKWKRFTMQSKRGTVELALKMDLTKKHFQTKLQRVALTRWSNWVEMHKRAKAAAIAKLEGILKAGRLKRIIAAWHIVSKDSKRTKEYFKRSELGLFEIGNKVLQTGESGRLSVLPNSLLLKIFKYLDFRDWLNCAEVCCSWRAVIQSGPLWSQINFSVEKDWITDGTMKQILQNYRPFVIHLNLRGCTSLNLPSLKYISECRNLQDLNVSECFNVTDLMVQRIVEGCPCLLYLNLSCTLITNKTLRELSRNCLNLQFLSLAYCYRFTDEGFMYLATGKGCCNLLHLNLSGCTQMTVNGFRYISDGCPSLKEIVIDDMPTLSDSCVSALIARCHCLSAISLLDAAHLSDVAVKAIAEVAKLKSFSTEGNSQLTDISWTALCSSSPGLHRLHAAECPRMTDAGLKSVAALKNLQHLDISLCDKVSDIGIQCLTKGFSSSKLRELNVSHCSHITDISVLSIAQRLCKLYHLDLSYCERLTDMSLEWLSDSSVSSLDISGCNIQDQGLAALSRVHLKKLVLAECVHVTDIGIEKLCKTVRDLEHVDVSHCGALSDPAIRALSFYCRGLVTLRMSGCPKMTDMAIHYLTSGAQYLRELDVSGCVLLTDRTLRHLERICPPLCSITMAYCTGISKAAALKLKPRVACWEHSNDDPPYWFGYNMGQMVHTITRTFKTDDTCEVMERPTGMTRAAKQPPG is encoded by the exons ATGGCTGGAGCAAAGTCTGTTCTGAGCGAGTGCCAGCTGAAATTCTCCCTGCCACAAATATATAAG GCCTTACTTACAGCCTCATGCCTGTCATGTCCCAGTGACCCCATACAGTTTCTGAAAAACGCCCACATAGCCTTCCAGGGGCATGACAGTCTTCAGGATGTTGACTG GCTCAAGTTTGTTGCTGATGGAAAACAGCTCACTACAACAACCTCTCGAACACATCAGCCTGTGGACACTGTCTACATGGATAAAGATGACATCGTG TCCTTTTGTTTGTTCGAGAAGGCCTACTATTGTTACAGGAACAATCTAACAAGCTCTTGCTTCAG gaagtggaaGAGGTTCACCATGCAGAGTAAGAGAGGTACTGTAGAGCTGGCTCTGAAGATGGATCTGACAAAAAAGCATTTCCAAACTAAATTGCAGAGGGTTGCACTTACCAGATGGTCAAACTGGGTGGAAATGCACAAGAGGGCAAAGGCTG CTGCCATTGCGAAGCTTGAGGGAATTCTAAAGGCTGGCCGTCTTAAGCGCATCATAGCTGCATGGCATATTGTTTCCAAGGACTCAAAGAGGACGAAAGAGTACTTTAAG AGGTCGGAACTGGGCTTATTTGAAATTGGCAACAAAGTCCTCCAGACTGGGGAATCCGGCAGACTGTCAGTGCTCCCAAACAGCCTCTTGCTGAAG atcTTCAAGTATTTAGATTTCCGAGACTGGCTAAATTGTGCTGAGGTGTGTTGCTCATGGAGAGCTGTCATCCAGTCAGGCCCATTATGGAGTCAG ATCAACTTTTCAGTGGAGAAAGACTGGATAACAGACGGCACAATGAAGCAGATTTTGCAGAACTATCGTCCATTTGTGATCCATCTCAACCTGCGTGGCTGCACATCATTAAATTTGCCCAGCTTGAAATATATCA GTGAATGCAGGAACCTCCAGGATCTCAATGTGTCAGAGTGTTTCAATGTTACA GATCTGATGGTTCAGAGGATTGTCGAGGGCTGTCCCTGCCTGCTCTACTTGAACCTCTCTTGCACACTTATAACAAACAAAACTCTAAGAGAACTGTCCAG GAACTGTCTGAACCTTCAGTTCCTGAGTCTGGCCTACTGCTACAGATTCACAGATGAAGGATTTATGTACCTGGCCACGGGGAAGGGCTGCTGCAATCTCCTCCACCTCAACCTGTCCGGGTGCACTCAG ATGACAGTAAATGGCTTCAGGTACATTTCTGACGGATGTCCTTCACTCAAAGAGATTGTGATCGATGACATGCCAACACTGTCGGATAGCTGTGTTTCG GCACTAATTGCCAGATGTCACTGCCTGTCTGCCATTTCTCTCCTGGATGCTGCCCATCTTTCCGACGTGGCCGTCAAAGCCATCGCTGAAGTGGCCAAACTGAAAAGTTTTAGCACAGAGG GCAACAGCCAACTAACAGACATCAGCTGGACGGCCCTGTGCAGCAGCTCACCAGGCCTCCATAGGCTCCACGCTGCAGAGTGCCCCAGAATGACCGACGCCGGCCTCAAATCTGTGGCCGCCCTCAAGAACCTGCAACACCTGGACATCTCGCTTtgtgacaa AGTGAGTGACATCGGGATCCAGTGCTTGACTAAAGGTTTCTCATCTAGCAAACTGAGAGAGCTGAATGTCAGTCACTGCAGCCACATCACTGACATATCTGTCCTGAGCATTGCACAAAG GTTGTGTAAACTGTACCATCTCGACTTGAGTTACTGCGAGAGGCTGACAGACATGAGTCTGGAGTGGCTGAGTGAcagctctgtctcctctcttgaCATCAGCGGTTGCAACATCCAGGATCAG gggcTGGCGGCTCTCTCTCGAGTTCACTTAAAGAAGTTAGTTCTCGCAGAGTGTGTCCACGTCACGGATATTGGCATAGAG AAGTTGTGCAAGACTGTGAGAGATTTGGAACATGTTGACGTTTCTCACTGTGGAGCTCTGTCAGACCCGGCCATCAGAGCCCTGTCTTTTTACTGCAGAGGCCTGGTCACACTGCGGATGTCAGGATGTCCCaag ATGACAGATATGGCCATACATTACCTGACAAGTGGAGCTCAGTACCTGCGAGAACTTGATGTGAGTGGCTGCGTTCTCCTCACGGATCGCACTCTTCGACACTTGGAGAGGATCTGCCCTCCACTCTGCTCCATCACGATGGCCTACTGCACCGGCATTTCCAA GGCGGCTGCCTTAAAGCTTAAACCACGTGTGGCATGCTGGGAGCACAGCAATGACGACCCTCCGTACTGGTTCGGATACAACATGGGTCAAATGGTGCACACAATCACAAGAACCTTCAAGACTGATGACACATGTGAAGTGATGGAGAGGCCCACAGGGATGACAAGAGCAGCAA AACAACCTCCGGGCTGA
- the fbxl13 gene encoding dynein regulatory complex subunit 6 isoform X5 — protein MTVFRMLTGSSLLLMENSSLQQPLEHISLWTLSTWIKMTSWKWKRFTMQSKRGTVELALKMDLTKKHFQTKLQRVALTRWSNWVEMHKRAKAAAIAKLEGILKAGRLKRIIAAWHIVSKDSKRTKEYFKRSELGLFEIGNKVLQTGESGRLSVLPNSLLLKIFKYLDFRDWLNCAEVCCSWRAVIQSGPLWSQINFSVEKDWITDGTMKQILQNYRPFVIHLNLRGCTSLNLPSLKYISECRNLQDLNVSECFNVTDLMVQRIVEGCPCLLYLNLSCTLITNKTLRELSRNCLNLQFLSLAYCYRFTDEGFMYLATGKGCCNLLHLNLSGCTQMTVNGFRYISDGCPSLKEIVIDDMPTLSDSCVSALIARCHCLSAISLLDAAHLSDVAVKAIAEVAKLKSFSTEGNSQLTDISWTALCSSSPGLHRLHAAECPRMTDAGLKSVAALKNLQHLDISLCDKVSDIGIQCLTKGFSSSKLRELNVSHCSHITDISVLSIAQRLCKLYHLDLSYCERLTDMSLEWLSDSSVSSLDISGCNIQDQGLAALSRVHLKKLVLAECVHVTDIGIEKLCKTVRDLEHVDVSHCGALSDPAIRALSFYCRGLVTLRMSGCPKMTDMAIHYLTSGAQYLRELDVSGCVLLTDRTLRHLERICPPLCSITMAYCTGISKAAALKLKPRVACWEHSNDDPPYWFGYNMGQMVHTITRTFKTDDTCEVMERPTGMTRAAKQPPG, from the exons ATGACAGTCTTCAGGATGTTGACTG GCTCAAGTTTGTTGCTGATGGAAAACAGCTCACTACAACAACCTCTCGAACACATCAGCCTGTGGACACTGTCTACATGGATAAAGATGACATCGTG gaagtggaaGAGGTTCACCATGCAGAGTAAGAGAGGTACTGTAGAGCTGGCTCTGAAGATGGATCTGACAAAAAAGCATTTCCAAACTAAATTGCAGAGGGTTGCACTTACCAGATGGTCAAACTGGGTGGAAATGCACAAGAGGGCAAAGGCTG CTGCCATTGCGAAGCTTGAGGGAATTCTAAAGGCTGGCCGTCTTAAGCGCATCATAGCTGCATGGCATATTGTTTCCAAGGACTCAAAGAGGACGAAAGAGTACTTTAAG AGGTCGGAACTGGGCTTATTTGAAATTGGCAACAAAGTCCTCCAGACTGGGGAATCCGGCAGACTGTCAGTGCTCCCAAACAGCCTCTTGCTGAAG atcTTCAAGTATTTAGATTTCCGAGACTGGCTAAATTGTGCTGAGGTGTGTTGCTCATGGAGAGCTGTCATCCAGTCAGGCCCATTATGGAGTCAG ATCAACTTTTCAGTGGAGAAAGACTGGATAACAGACGGCACAATGAAGCAGATTTTGCAGAACTATCGTCCATTTGTGATCCATCTCAACCTGCGTGGCTGCACATCATTAAATTTGCCCAGCTTGAAATATATCA GTGAATGCAGGAACCTCCAGGATCTCAATGTGTCAGAGTGTTTCAATGTTACA GATCTGATGGTTCAGAGGATTGTCGAGGGCTGTCCCTGCCTGCTCTACTTGAACCTCTCTTGCACACTTATAACAAACAAAACTCTAAGAGAACTGTCCAG GAACTGTCTGAACCTTCAGTTCCTGAGTCTGGCCTACTGCTACAGATTCACAGATGAAGGATTTATGTACCTGGCCACGGGGAAGGGCTGCTGCAATCTCCTCCACCTCAACCTGTCCGGGTGCACTCAG ATGACAGTAAATGGCTTCAGGTACATTTCTGACGGATGTCCTTCACTCAAAGAGATTGTGATCGATGACATGCCAACACTGTCGGATAGCTGTGTTTCG GCACTAATTGCCAGATGTCACTGCCTGTCTGCCATTTCTCTCCTGGATGCTGCCCATCTTTCCGACGTGGCCGTCAAAGCCATCGCTGAAGTGGCCAAACTGAAAAGTTTTAGCACAGAGG GCAACAGCCAACTAACAGACATCAGCTGGACGGCCCTGTGCAGCAGCTCACCAGGCCTCCATAGGCTCCACGCTGCAGAGTGCCCCAGAATGACCGACGCCGGCCTCAAATCTGTGGCCGCCCTCAAGAACCTGCAACACCTGGACATCTCGCTTtgtgacaa AGTGAGTGACATCGGGATCCAGTGCTTGACTAAAGGTTTCTCATCTAGCAAACTGAGAGAGCTGAATGTCAGTCACTGCAGCCACATCACTGACATATCTGTCCTGAGCATTGCACAAAG GTTGTGTAAACTGTACCATCTCGACTTGAGTTACTGCGAGAGGCTGACAGACATGAGTCTGGAGTGGCTGAGTGAcagctctgtctcctctcttgaCATCAGCGGTTGCAACATCCAGGATCAG gggcTGGCGGCTCTCTCTCGAGTTCACTTAAAGAAGTTAGTTCTCGCAGAGTGTGTCCACGTCACGGATATTGGCATAGAG AAGTTGTGCAAGACTGTGAGAGATTTGGAACATGTTGACGTTTCTCACTGTGGAGCTCTGTCAGACCCGGCCATCAGAGCCCTGTCTTTTTACTGCAGAGGCCTGGTCACACTGCGGATGTCAGGATGTCCCaag ATGACAGATATGGCCATACATTACCTGACAAGTGGAGCTCAGTACCTGCGAGAACTTGATGTGAGTGGCTGCGTTCTCCTCACGGATCGCACTCTTCGACACTTGGAGAGGATCTGCCCTCCACTCTGCTCCATCACGATGGCCTACTGCACCGGCATTTCCAA GGCGGCTGCCTTAAAGCTTAAACCACGTGTGGCATGCTGGGAGCACAGCAATGACGACCCTCCGTACTGGTTCGGATACAACATGGGTCAAATGGTGCACACAATCACAAGAACCTTCAAGACTGATGACACATGTGAAGTGATGGAGAGGCCCACAGGGATGACAAGAGCAGCAA AACAACCTCCGGGCTGA